Proteins encoded together in one Vigna radiata var. radiata cultivar VC1973A unplaced genomic scaffold, Vradiata_ver6 scaffold_321, whole genome shotgun sequence window:
- the LOC106754639 gene encoding defensin-like protein — translation MEKKSLAGLCFLFLVLFVAQEVMVQTEAKTCENLANTYRGPCFTTGSCDDHCKNKEHLRSGRCRDDFRCWCTRNC, via the exons ATGGAGAAGAAATCACTGGCCGGATTATGCTTCCTCTTCCTTGTTCTCTTTGTTGCTC AAGAAGTTATGGTGCAGACTGAGGCAAAGACTTGCGAGAACCTGGCGAATACTTACAGGGGTCCATGCTTCACCACTGGCAGCTGCGATGATCACTGCAAGAACAAAGAACACTTGAGGAGTGGCAGGTGCAGGGACGATTTCCGGTGTTGGTGCACTAGAAACTGTTAA